Genomic segment of Umezawaea sp. Da 62-37:
AACCGGACGAGGAAGGACACGGCGTCCGGGTTCGCGTCGACGGTGTAGGCCACGGCGGTCCCGTCGGCGGGGGCGGTGGTCGTCAGGGTGCGCGAGCGGCCGTCGAGGTAGTACTTGGTCGACGTGGCCTCCGCCGGGGGGAACCGGTCCGCGGCAACGCCGACGCGGTCGCCGCCCTGGAGGTCGAGGACCGAGTAGCGGACCCTCGGGGTCCGCTCCCAGCCGTTGTCCTCGTCCTTGAGGTAGCGGTCGAAGAAGCGGCGCAGATCGTCCACGTTCGCCTCGTCGTAGTAGTCGGGCCACTCCTGGGAGTTGTGGACGCGCAACCACTTCTCCTCCGACGCGATCCGGCGCCACGCCCGGAAGGTCCCCGCGGTGTGCAGGGTGTTGGAGTAGCTGGCCACGACGTAGGCGGGCACGGTGATCCGGCCGAAGTCCGGGACCTTGTTCTCCCACAGGTCGTTCACCAGCGGGTAGCGCTCCGCCTCCGCGAGGACGTCCTCCTTGCGGTTGCCGCCGAAGAAACTGCCCTCCTGCAACTGCCGGGCGAATCCGGTGTCGGGCATGCCACCGCGCATCACCAGGTCGCGGTAGACGTCGCTGACGCCCTCCCACGGGTTGATGGCCGCCAGGTGCGGGGGCTGCTCGGCGGCGGTGAACCACTGGGAGACCGCGAGGTAGGAGGTGCCGCTCATGCCGACCTTGCCGGAGCACCACCCCTGCCCCGCCAGCCACTCGACCAGGTCGTGGCAGTCGCGGCCCTCCTGCCGGTCCCACAGCACGCTGTCGCCGTCGGAGTCGACCACACCGCGGACGTCCGGGTTGCAGATCGCGTAGCCCTGGGCGCACCAGTAGGCGGGGTCCGGGCCCTCGAACTTCTCCAGTCCGGACACGATCCCGTTGTCCAGCCCGACCAGTCCGAAGACGCCCATCACGCTGGGGGACGTGCCCTGCCCCTTGCCGTACGGGCTCCACGCCACGATCACCGGCACCGGCTCGGTGCCGACGGGGCGGAAGATGTCGACGTGGACCGTCACGCCGTCGCGGAGCCGGACCGGAACGTCCTTCTCGAACACGACGTCGACCGGCAGGGACCGGAACTGCGGGGCGATCCGGAATCCCGCTTCCAGGGTCCGGGTGCCCGGATCGAACTTCGTCAGCACGCCGGTCCTGGCGGCGGGCAGCGGCTGCGACGGCATGAACACCTGCTGGTCATCGCCCATGGCTCGCTCCTTCGATGTGGCAGATCCCCGCGTCGCGGTGACGGTACGACCGTACGCCGAAAAACTCAACACGTGTTGAGGAGCGGCGGGTGGACGCGGTAGGTTGGGGCATGACCGAGCAGGGTGGGCCGGCGCCGAAGGCACGTCGCGGACGACGACCGGGCGGTACGACCACACGACAGGCCGTGCTCGACGCGGCGCGGGCGCGGTTCGCCGTCGACGGCTTCGCGGCCACCACGATCCGGCGCGTCGCCGCCGACGCCGGTGTGGACGCGTCCCAGGTGATGCAGTTCTTCCGGTCGAAGGACGACCTGTTCGCGGCCGTGATGGCCATCCCCCGGTCGGCACTCGACCGGTTCGACACGGCGTTCGAAGGGCCCGACGAGCACCTCGGCGAGCGGGTGGTCCGCGCCTACCTGGCCGCCTGGGAGGGAGCGCCCGACGAGTCGGAGCCGTTGATGGCGATGCTCCGCGGCGCGATCGTCAACGAGCACGCTCGCGAGCAGTTGCGCGACTTCATCCAGTCACGGCTGCTGCACGGCACGAGCGGTCGCGACGACGCGACGCTCCGCGCGGGCCTCGTCTCGTCCATGCTGGTCGGCCTCGTCGTCGGCAGGCGGATCATCGGCGTGCCCGCCCTGCTCGCCGCGGACGTCGAGGACGTCGTCACGACCGTCGGCCCGGCGATCCAGCACATCCTGGTCGCGAATCCCGACTGAAGGCAGCGGGTGTCGACTCAGGCGAGGGCGGCGGCCAGCAGGGTGAACGCGGCGATGATGACGGCGACGCGGACGTAGTGGAAGCGGTCCCAGCGGTTCGCCTGCTCCTTCCAGTCGTCGGGCCGGTTCTCGGGGGTCCACGTCTTGCTGCGGTTGTTGATGGGGACGAGCAGCAGCAGCGACATGACCACGCTCACGACCAGCAACGCGGCGGCGACGACCACGAGGCCGGTGCCGGGGTCGCCCCATCCGGCGACGGCCCAGACCGCGCACAGCACGAGTGAGCCGATGTACCAGAACGGCATCACGGCGCCGAGCATCCGACCCCCGTGGGCGCGACCCAACTGGCCGTTGTCGCCGGGGAGCGCGTCGAGGATCCGGTTGACGACGAACGCCACGGAAAACTCCACCCCCACCATCAGGCCGACGACCATGGTGGTGAACACCTCCAGTGCGGTGAACATCATGACCCCTTCCGAAATCTAGCGTCGCTAGCTGATGGTTCGACGCTAGCACTACTGCCGCTCGCCGGTCTAGCGGTGCTAGGATTCCTTCATGTCGGTACAGGAGCGCAAGGAGCGGGAACGGGCCGGTCGGGAACGCCTCATCCTGACGACGGCCCGCGAGATCGCCGAGCAGCACGGCTGGGACGCGGTCACCACCCGACGGCTCGCCGAGCGCATCGAGTACAGCCAGCCCGTCCTCTACAGCCACTTCCGCGGCAAGCGCGAGATCATCGGCGCCGTCGCCCTCGAAGGCGCCACCGAGATGGCCGCGGCGATCCGGGCCGCGTCCTCCGCCGCGGCCGACCCCCGCGCCCGTGTCACCGCTCTCGCTCGCGCCTACCTCGACTTCGCCGAACGCAACCCGGCGGTCTACGACGCCATGTTCCAACTCGACGGCGGCCTGGCGTTCGCGGAGGAGGACACCCCGGAGCCGCTGAAGGACGCCTTCACCGCACTGCTGGAGTGCCTCGGCGAGGTCGCCGGGGACGGCGTCCACCCAGGGCTGTTCACCGAGGTGTTCTGGGCGGCCCTGCACGGACTGGCCACCCTGACCCGCGCGGGAAGGCTGCCGCCGGAGGAGGCCGAGCGGAGGACGGAACTGCTGGTGGACCGGCTCGCCGTACTCTGACGCACCGCACAACCAGACCTCGAGGTCACCGGGATGTCCGATCACGGGACTCGGCTTCGTTCTCCTCGTGAACGGCGCCATCCCGGTGCCAAGCGAACAGGAGCACCCGGATGAAGTACATGATCCTGGCCCACGGCTCGCAGCAGGACTACGACTCGTTCTCCGGGGAGGACGACACCCGGCCGTCCGCCTCCGCCGACGAACTGGCCGCGATCGGCGAGTTCCTGACGAGGTTCACCGGTGACCTGGTCGCCTCCGGGGAACTGGTCGACACGCAGGGCCTCAGCGCACCGGTGCTCGCCCGCGAAGTCGTTCTGCGCGGCGGCGTTCCAGTCGTGACCGACGGTCCGTTCGCCGAGACCGAGGAGGTCGTCGCGGGCTACTGGATCGTGGACTGCGCGAGCTTCGACCGCGCCACCGAGATCGCCGTCCGGCTGAGTCAGGCCCCCGGCAGACCTGCCGACGCCGGTGTGGTGATCCGGCCGCTCATGGGGTCCGAGAACGACATCGACGACATCTGACCGCGACCATGGGCGACGACTCGTTCGAGGACCTGCTGCGGCGCCTCACCCCGCGGGTCCTCGGGTCGCTCGTGCGCCGCTACGGCCGTTTCGACTCCGCTGAGGACGCCGTCCAGGAGGCGCTGCTGGTCGCGACGCGACGCTGGCGCGACCACGGGGTCCCGGAGCAGCCCCACGCCTGGCTGCTCCGGGTCGCCTCGCGCAAGCTGATCGACCTGCTGCGCGCCGAGCAGGCCCGGCGGCGGCGCGAGACCACGGCCGCGGGCCGGGTGCTGCCGGGCGACTGGTCAGGCCCGCCCGCGGACGCCGGCGCCGATGACGCGGACGACACGCTGATCCTGCTCACCCTGTGCTGCCACCCGTCGCTGTCCCCGACGTCGCAGATCGCGTTGACGCTGCGCGCCGTCGGCGGACTGACCACCGCCGAGATCGCCAGGGCCTTCCTCACCTCGGAAGCGGGCATGACCCGGCGGATCACCCGTGCCAAGCGCACCATCGGAGACAGCCGCGTGCCGTTCCGGATGCCGTCGGACACCGAACGCCCGCAACGGCTCCACGCGGTCCTGCACGTGCTCTACCTGATCTTCACCGAGGGCTACGCCGCGACGTCGGGACCGGACCTGCACCGGGCGGGCATGGCCGCGGAGGCGATTCGGCTGGCCGGGATCACCGCCGCGCTCCTGCCCGACGACGGCGAGGCGACCGGGCTGCTGGCGTTGATGCTGCTCACCGACGCGCGCGCCCCGGCCCGCCTCACCGGGCACGGCGAACTGGTCCCCCTGCACGAGCAGGATCGGACGCTGTGGAAGGCAGGGCCGATCCGGCGCGGCGTGGACCTGGTCACCCGCGCGCTGGCCCGAGGTGATGTCGGCCCGTACCAGTTGCAGGCGGCCATCGCCGCGATCCACGACAGCGCGCCGAGTTCCGAGGCCACCGACTGGCGGCAGATCGTCGCCTTCTACCGGCTCTTGGCGCAGGTCTCCCCCGGTCCCCTCGTGCGGC
This window contains:
- a CDS encoding CocE/NonD family hydrolase, producing the protein MGDDQQVFMPSQPLPAARTGVLTKFDPGTRTLEAGFRIAPQFRSLPVDVVFEKDVPVRLRDGVTVHVDIFRPVGTEPVPVIVAWSPYGKGQGTSPSVMGVFGLVGLDNGIVSGLEKFEGPDPAYWCAQGYAICNPDVRGVVDSDGDSVLWDRQEGRDCHDLVEWLAGQGWCSGKVGMSGTSYLAVSQWFTAAEQPPHLAAINPWEGVSDVYRDLVMRGGMPDTGFARQLQEGSFFGGNRKEDVLAEAERYPLVNDLWENKVPDFGRITVPAYVVASYSNTLHTAGTFRAWRRIASEEKWLRVHNSQEWPDYYDEANVDDLRRFFDRYLKDEDNGWERTPRVRYSVLDLQGGDRVGVAADRFPPAEATSTKYYLDGRSRTLTTTAPADGTAVAYTVDANPDAVSFLVRFDRDTELVGYPKAHLRVEARGSDDMDLFVLLQKLDARGTPLQAFTVPNQSAIAHDLTDHGATILRYKGSDGRLRVSARHLDEALSTDDVPAHTFDRVERLSAGEVVDVEIDLLPIGLAFTAGQQLRFVVSSRNLLGALMPGIREYTGANSGQHVIHTGGERASYLQLPVLAQ
- a CDS encoding TetR family transcriptional regulator, giving the protein MDAVGWGMTEQGGPAPKARRGRRPGGTTTRQAVLDAARARFAVDGFAATTIRRVAADAGVDASQVMQFFRSKDDLFAAVMAIPRSALDRFDTAFEGPDEHLGERVVRAYLAAWEGAPDESEPLMAMLRGAIVNEHAREQLRDFIQSRLLHGTSGRDDATLRAGLVSSMLVGLVVGRRIIGVPALLAADVEDVVTTVGPAIQHILVANPD
- a CDS encoding DUF1772 domain-containing protein, with amino-acid sequence MFTALEVFTTMVVGLMVGVEFSVAFVVNRILDALPGDNGQLGRAHGGRMLGAVMPFWYIGSLVLCAVWAVAGWGDPGTGLVVVAAALLVVSVVMSLLLLVPINNRSKTWTPENRPDDWKEQANRWDRFHYVRVAVIIAAFTLLAAALA
- a CDS encoding TetR/AcrR family transcriptional regulator; this encodes MSVQERKERERAGRERLILTTAREIAEQHGWDAVTTRRLAERIEYSQPVLYSHFRGKREIIGAVALEGATEMAAAIRAASSAAADPRARVTALARAYLDFAERNPAVYDAMFQLDGGLAFAEEDTPEPLKDAFTALLECLGEVAGDGVHPGLFTEVFWAALHGLATLTRAGRLPPEEAERRTELLVDRLAVL
- a CDS encoding YciI family protein, translating into MKYMILAHGSQQDYDSFSGEDDTRPSASADELAAIGEFLTRFTGDLVASGELVDTQGLSAPVLAREVVLRGGVPVVTDGPFAETEEVVAGYWIVDCASFDRATEIAVRLSQAPGRPADAGVVIRPLMGSENDIDDI
- a CDS encoding DUF6596 domain-containing protein, coding for MGDDSFEDLLRRLTPRVLGSLVRRYGRFDSAEDAVQEALLVATRRWRDHGVPEQPHAWLLRVASRKLIDLLRAEQARRRRETTAAGRVLPGDWSGPPADAGADDADDTLILLTLCCHPSLSPTSQIALTLRAVGGLTTAEIARAFLTSEAGMTRRITRAKRTIGDSRVPFRMPSDTERPQRLHAVLHVLYLIFTEGYAATSGPDLHRAGMAAEAIRLAGITAALLPDDGEATGLLALMLLTDARAPARLTGHGELVPLHEQDRTLWKAGPIRRGVDLVTRALARGDVGPYQLQAAIAAIHDSAPSSEATDWRQIVAFYRLLAQVSPGPLVRLNHAVAVAMADGPAAGLALLDALDDPRLVRDRRLHAARAHLLEVAGDLDAARAAYLRAARLATNTHHTRYLNARAGRLGADSRQ